TACAACGGTCTTCAATACGAACTCAAAAATCAGTGTTATAATAGATAGTACAAGAGAGATAGGGGTACTTGAAGGAGGGAGTATTCCTTTTCTATCTTTAAAGTATATACCTTCAGATAGTCAGGTAAAGAAAGGAGATAAGGTTATTACTTCCGGATATAGTGATTTTTATCCAAAGGGCATTCAGATAGGAGAGATAACAAAGATAGAGAAAAAGCCAGATACCTTGTTTTTGAAATTATATGTGAAACCGTTCAGTTGTATTTCAGATATGGAAGAGGTTTTAATAGGTGAATAGGAAAATTATACTGTTGGGTGAACAGTTCCTGGTAGTGCTGGGATTAGAGATATTTTTTTTGAATTATTTTAAGTCAACGCTTACTCCTTCTTTTTTTCTTATATGGTTGCTTATCCTTGTATGGGAAGGGAATGTTGAACTGAGTTTATTTCTATCTTTTATTACGGGGCTTATTTACGACCTTATTTCAAAGGGATTTTACGGAATGACAAGTGTTATTTTCCTTGTTATTATATATATAAACTCTTTTTTGAGAATAGAAAGTATGGCTGGACGGATTTCAGGTATATTCATATTCAGTTTAATCTACTTCATAATGGGACTTTTTAAGTATACGGAAGGGTTCTTATGGAACTTCCGGACATTGGTCAGATATTCTTTTATATTTGCTTTATATAATTCTATAGTTGGGTTTTTTATTGAATATGGTATGAGAAGGTTGAGGTTAAAATGGAAGATGAAAAGAGATTATTTATCAATCTGACAAAGATATTTTTCTCTATTATTATACTGAGATGTTTTTATCTTCAGGTAATAAGATACCCTTACTATAGAAATCTTTCGTATAAAAATTGTATAAGGACTATTGAAACAGGTATTCCGAGAGGAGTCATATATGATAGAAATATGAGACCTCTCGCTAAAGATGTACCTGCCTTACATCTCGTGTTTGTGCCGTATGATTTAGAAAAAAGACCAGAGAAGGAGGCAGAGATACTAGCAGGTATTATATCTATGGATAAAAATGCGATATTAAAAAAGTTTAAAAGAAGATATGCAAATCCATTTGATAGGGTATATATTAAAAGACGACTTACCAAAGAAGAGGTTTCTCTTATAGAAGAAAATATGTCAGTACTTCCAGGTGTCTTTGTTCAAGAAGGACTTATCAGAGAGTATACATTGGGCAAGGATACCTGCCATATTCTCGGCTATACAGGTGAGATATCAGAGGAACAGTTAAGGATTTTGAAAGAAAAGGGTTACCAACAGGGTGATTTTATAGGACAGGAAGGCATAGAAAGGATGTATGATGACTATCTTAGAGGTATTCCTGGTGGTATTCAGGTAGAAGTAGATGCACTCGGTCATCAGAGAAGAGTTATGGGTAAAAAGGAGCCATTACCAGGTAATAATCTTGTTCTTACCATTGACCAGACGATTCAGGAGATTGTTTCGGAAGAACTTGGGGATAGGAGGGGTTGTGTGGCTGTTATGGACCCGAGGAATGGGCAGATTCTGGCTATGGTGAGCAGGCCAGGATTTGATGCTGATAATATAAAGGAATTTCTGGGAAGAGAAGGACACCCTTTTCTTAACAGAGCAATAAAAGGGATGTATTCTCCGGGTTCTGTATTTAAAATTATAACAGAAACTACAGCACTTGAAACAGGAGCAATAGAGGAGTATGACAGAGTGGAATGTACAGGGGAGATTCAGGTTGCAGACAGGGTATTTCATTGCTGGAAAGAAGAAGGACATGGTTGGGTGGATATAAATCTTGCACTGCCATATTCCTGTAATGTATTTTTTGGTACTATTGGGATGAGGGTAGGTGTATCAAAGATGCTTGAGTTTGCTTCTATGTTTGGACTTGGAAGTCCCACAGGTATAGACCTTCCCGGAGAGAAGCCTGGATATCTTCCAGATAGGCGAGAGATAGACCCTTTAAACCTCTCAATAGGACAGGGACCTATACTCACAACCCCTGTACAGCTCCTTTCTCTTATATCCACTGTTGCAAATGGTGGTAATATATGGAAGCCATATATAGTGAAGGAGATAGTGTCACCTGATGGAAAAAAAATTAAGGAATTTACACCTGAACTTAAAAAATTTGTATATATAAGCGAAGGAACTTTGGATATTCTCAAACGTGGTTTGAAAAATGTCGTTGTGTTTGGAACAGGTTCCAGAGCAAGAATAGATAGCATTGAAATTGCTGGTAAGACAGGAACTGTCCAGCGGGCAGCAGAGGAACTTGGACTTGGTACGCATGGTTTCTTTGTCTGTTATGCGCCTGCTGATAACCCTAAAATAGCAATGGTGGTTTTTTTAGATAATGCTTCAAGTTCAGAAGCAGCAGGGATTGCAGGTTCAGCAATTAGAAGGATTTTTATTCCCGAAACACATGATGATACCCGTACAGAGACAGAGGAGTTAGAATGATGAGATATTTCAGAAGACATATGTCAGAGAAAGGGGTTATATTCTGGGCTACTTTATTGTTATTTATAGGTACTCTCATACTCTTCAGTGTATCAAAAGGTGTCCTTGTGAAAGAGAGTATTTTCTTAAAACAGTGTCTATGGCTTATAGTTGCAATAATTGTAGGGAGTTTTATAAAGAAAATTGATTACAGAGATTTTCAACAGATAGCACCACTTCTTTACCTTATAATAGTATTGTTATTAGTTGCAGTTCTCTTTATTGGTAGTGCAGGTGCTTCAAGATGGATAAAACTGGGTATTTTTAATTTTCAGCCATCTGAGTTTGCTAAACTTATAACAGTTATAACACTTGCAGCATACCTTTCTGAAAAGGATATAAGAAGATTCCCTGTGTTGCTTGTTTCTTTATTTATTATCGGGATTCCGTTCCTTCTCGTATTAAAACAACCAAATTTAGGAACTGCTTTTATTTTTATAATAATATTTTTTGCAATTATATATCAGGCAGGTGCTACAAAAGGGCAGATGATAACACTTTTTCTTATAGGTGCTCTATCAAGTCCGTTTATGTGGCTTATTATGAAACCATATCAGAGAGAAAGGATATTAACATTCCTTAATCCTATGAGGGACCCGCTCGGTAAGGGATATAATCTTATACAATCCATTATTACTATCGGTTCTGGAGGTTTTTTTGGCAAAGGTTTTTTAAGAGGAACTCAGACAAAATTAGCATTTCTGCCTGAGTATCACACTGATTTTATATTCTGTGCCTTTGCGGAAGAATTTGGATTTATAGGGGTGTTGATTTTGCTCGGTATATATTTTATGTTTTTCAAGAGCATTGCAGAGATTATATATTACACGAGAGAAAGGTTTGCGAGATTATTAGCTACAGGTATTCTTGTTATATTTATTGCGCATGTGGTAATAAATACAGGTATGACAATGGGGCTTTTCCCTGTAGTTGGTATTCCTCTTCCTTTTATAAGTTACGGTGGTTCATCCCTTATGGTTTCACTTATCTCTGTGGTTATTCTCGCAAATATAAAGGATAATACCATTATGTTTTAATCCCCGGGGCTGTATAAAGATGGAAGAAAAGATATTAAAATTGCTACCTCATATCTCTGTCCCTTCTCGCTATACAGGGAATGAGATTAATGCTGTCCATAAAGAATTTGAAAAGTGTAAAATAAAATTTGCACTCTGTTATCCTGACCTATATGAACTCGGTATGTCTTCTCTCGGGATAAGGATTCTTTATGGATTTCTGAATGAGGATGAAGATATTGTCTGTGAAAGGGTATTCTCTCCATGGATAGATATGGAAGATTTATTGAAGTCCTCTAATATACCTTTGTTTTCTCTTGAATCGAAAAGGCCATTAAAAGAGTTTGATGTAATTGGCTTCAGTATCTCTTCAGAACTTAACTATACCAATGTTTTAAATATCCTTTCGCTTGCAGATATTCCTGTCCTCGTTTCAGAAAGAAGAGAAGATGACCCGATTATTCTTGCAGGTGGAAGTTGTATATTTAATTTTGCTCCTCTTGAACCATTTATTGACTGTTTTGTGGTGGGAGAGGGAGAAAATGTAATTCTTGAGATAGTTGAGGTTTTAAAAGAAACCAAGGATAGAGGAAGAGAAAAAGTCCTTTCTGCTTTAGCATCTTTAGAAGGTGTGTATATACCTTCCTATCCAAAAGAAAGGGTTAAGAAAAGATTTGTAAAAGACCTTGACAATGTATATGTTCCATTGAAATGGATTGTCCCCCTTACGGAAATTGTGCATGACAGAATTTCTATTGAGATAATGCGGGGCTGTGGACAGGGTTGCTTTTTCTGTCAGGCAGGCAGGTGCTGGCGTCCTGTAAGGACGAAGAGCCCAGAGAAGATATTGGAGATAGCGAGAGAGACCTATAGGAATACTGGATATGAAGAAATTTCTTTGCTTTCTTTTTCTTCAGGAGACCATCTCCAGATAGATAAAATTGTAGATAAACTTCTATCTGAGTTCAAAGAGAGAAAAGTTACAATTTCCTTTCCTTCCATAAGGATAGACACATTCTCCTTTGAACTTGCAACAAAGATAAAGGAAATAAAAAAGACAGGTCTTACATTTGCACCTGAAACAGGGGAGCGATTACGTGAGAAGATAGGTAAGAGAATTAAAGATAGTGAACTTATTTCCCTCGTTCAAAAAGCAAAAGAAGGTGGCTGGTATCAGATAAAACTATATTTTATGCTGGGGTTACCAGAAGAAAAAGACAGTGACATTATTGATATAGCAAACCTTATCAATGAAATTTCTTATATTATAGGTGTTAAAGCATCTTTCAATACATTCATACCAAAGCCACACACGATATTTGAAAGAGAAAGGTTTATTACAGAAGAAGAATATCTTCATAAAAAATCACTTATTGTGAAAAGTGTAAGAAGAAGCAACCGCATAAAACTTAATTTCCACTCCTATCATATGAGTTGTATTGAAGCAGTTTTAAGCAGAGGAGATAAAGTGCTTTCCTCTGTGATTAAAAAGGTGTGGGAAAAGGGTGGGAAAATGGAAAACTGGGATGAATATTTTAACTTCTCTCTATGGGTTGAAAGTTTTTATGAGAGCGGTACGGATATATCTTATTACCTTTCCGAAATCCAGATTGAAATGCCTTTGCCCTGGCATAGGCTTATTGTATAAATTCCTTATGTAGTGCCTTGAGTGCTTTTGTTCCATCGGCTTTTTTAACCACACAGGAGATTTTTATTTCAGATGTGCTTATCATCTCAATATTGATGTTTTCCCTCGCAAGGGTCTCAAACATCCTTCCTGCAACACCAGGATGGTTCATCATACCTATACCAATAATTGAGACCTTTGCTATATCCCTATCACATATTACATCTTCTGCATGTAATTCCTTTGCAACTTCTTTTAGAATCTTTACTGCTTTTTCAACATCTGAGATATTTACTGTGAAGGATATATCGGCAAAATTTTCTTTACTTACATTCTGGACTATAACATCTACATTGATATTTTCTTTCCCGAGTGCACTGAAAATTTTTCCTGCAATACCAGGTCTGTCAGGTACTCTAAATATAGTGATTTTTGCCTGTTTTTCATCAAGGGATACAGAAGATACATCCGCACCTTCTTTCAGTTGTATCTCTTTTACCATTGTTCCTCCTCCTTTACCAAATGTGGATTTTACTGCAAATGGTACATTATACCTTTTGGCAAACTCAACTGCTCTGGATTGCATAACCTTTGCTCCAGCAGAAGCCATCTCAAGCATTTCATCATAAGAGATTTCAGGTATAAGTTTTGCTTCAGGGACTATATGAGGGTCTGTTGTAAAGACACCTTCAACATCTGTATATATCTCACACAGGTCTGCTTTTATTGCTGCTGCTATGGCTATTGCTGTAAGGTCTGAACCACCCCTTCCTAATGTGGTAATAGCACTTTCAGGACTTATTCCCTGAAACCCCGCTATGACTACAATGCTACCTTTATTCAATTCATCTATTACTCGTGATGGTTCAATTTTCTGAATTCTTGCCTTTGTATGAAAACTGTCTGTCTGTATTCCTGCAAAATGTCCGGTCATACCTTCTGCTTTCTCTCCGATATTTTCAATTGCCATACATAGTAGTGCAACAGATACAATCTCACCTGTAGATAAAAGAAGGTCCATTTCTCTTTCAGGTGGGCTGGGATGAACCTCTTTTGCAAGTGTAATAAGGTTATCTGTGGTCTTCCCCATAGCAGAGACCACAACTACAACCTGATTCCCTGCCCGTTTTGTAGCCACCACTTTTTCCGCAACAAACTTTATCTTTTCTGATGTTGCTACAGAACTACCCCCATATTTCTGTACTATAAGCATACTTCCTCCACTTCCTTAAAAGTATAAATCAAAACGATAACTTAAAAACCCATTACAACTGTATCTTCACTACCAGCGGAGGGAGAAAAATAAAAAACACACCGTATGCTTATTCCTCTCTGTTTTACTCCCTCTTATAGGAAGAATTTTAAAGAAAACGCTCCTTCTCATTTTCAGAAAACGGTAACATTATTTATTATACTATAAGAAGTGGGGCTTGTAAAATGTTATCTCGTTCAGGTTAACACAGATATGTATAGCCAGCAGATTATTGAAGACAGAATGGATAAATGTCTCTTGAGAATAGGACTTTATAACCAAACTAATGAATGTCTTTTCCCTTTATACCATCTTTTGTAAGATTTATATCAGGCAGGTTATCATTTGCAGGCAAGATACTGCTGGCAGGTAAGAACTCAATATGCCCATCTACAAATAAATAGTTTCTGCTTCCATTCCAGTTCCACCAGTTATTAGTTCCTCCTGTATGGTTGTCAAGCCACTCTGCTACCAATACTTTTCTGTCAGGATATATAACACTGCTTAACTTCTGCGGAACAGATGGTACTATCTTACCTGTATCATATGTATATGTAGGGTCTGTCATCTGGTTTATCTGTTCTGGAGAATGATAAAAGCACATAGAATATCCATAAGAAGTGGATTCCCATTTCTGCGGTGCTGTGCGGTCTGAAGGGCAGTATAGAACACGCAGGTTGTTTATATATGGTATAAGAAACCTTCTCCACCCCCTTCCCATCCATAACCAGTAGGTGGGGTTTGTATTTACAGGGTCTTGTGCACAGGGAAAATACTCATTATAGTCCTGAAGATATAACTGGAAGGAAAGATATATCTGTCTTAAATTATTTATACAAACCGTCTGCCTGCCTTTTTCCCTTGTTTTTGAAAGTGCAGGCAGAAGAAGAGAGGCAAGAAAGGTAATTATAGACATTACTACTAAAAGCTCTATAATTGTGAAACAATTTCTGTATTTCATTTTGAAAGGTGTGTTATTTTTTACCTGTGATAGCCCTTTTTATAGCAGAGAGAATATATCTCTCTGCTTTTATATCTACATCACAGGCAAGAGGTGTTGTTTCATAACTACAGTCAATACCCATCGCCTCTTTCAAACTCTGAGTACCATATACGGGTGTTATCTCTCTGTTTCTCTCTTCCTGTCTGAATGCTTCCTCTGAAGGTATATATCCGAGGTATGTATTGGAATTCTGGGCAAGTAACTTATACCTGAAAGGGAGTAGCTCCTTTATTTTTATTCCTGTCTCAGTAAAGACCTCTCCAGGCAGTCCAAGAACCATTATCTCTTTCCCAAAAGAGCAACCAATTATTTCTAAAGTAATCTTTCTTTTTTTACGTTTACTAATCTCTATTATAGCGGATGAGACCATATATTGGAATGAATCAGAAAGGATATGTTTGTCTTTTAGAACCTCCTTTGCCTTTTTAAGTTCTTCATAAGATACATTCCTTAACGGTATTGAAAACTTTTTATAGTATGTCTTTAAGAAAGGGTTCTTTATTGTCTCCATTCCGTCCAGTAAAGAGATTGTTTTTTCTTTTATTTGCTCTGCAATGTAAGATGTTATCTCAACTCCTGCCCTTCTTTCAGGGGCTTCGGGATTGATATGGTTTATATCTCCTGAAGGACCATTTAGTACCATCACCTCTGCTTCAGGAAAGGTATCTTTCATTTTAGTCCTTAACATACCAGGCCAATCAGCAGATATAAGGGTATCTCCCAATGTATCAGGATGGAGTGCAAAGTTTACTATAAGTCCTTTTATCTTATCTGTCTTTTTCTCTGTAATCTTTACTACAGAAAGTGTATCATCTAAAGGTCCAGCTACTTCCACTATATCATCAACCCTGTCCCATGGATTTGTAATAACTCTGCCATCCTTTAACAAATACCTTCTGTTAAACGCAATTCCTTCTACTCTATCTGCTCCTGCAGATATATATGCATCTGTCATCTGGTTGTAAGCCATCCTGATACTTCCAGCGATGTAAAAAGGTAAAATTTCTACATATGACTGCTCTATATAGAACCCTTTTTTATATGTCTCTCTACCTGAACTATCAGGGATAGGTCCGGTATGTGTATGGGTTGCATGGATAAGGATATTAGAAGATGGAATACCTGTCTCTTTGTTGACTATTTTTCTTATCTTGTTAATCTGTTCTTCTCCCAGCCAGATAAGGTCAACTGTTGTAATAGCAAATATACTTCCCCTGTCTTCTATTACACAGGAGATAGCATATAGTTCATCTCTGATACCAGTAGATCTCCTGTCGTTGAAATAACCCACCAGTGAAGACCCAACAGGAGGTGTTATTACTGCCTTTCCAAAACCTATTTTCATTTTATCCCCTCAATAAATTTTTATTTGTAATCATAAAAATTTTATAATATTAAGAAAAAAAAACAAGTTTATGGGGAAATTATGGAGAAAACAGATATCAATCTTCATACAAAGTTTCAGGTAGGCAGGGTGGAGAAAAGAATTTTTGGTGGCTTTCTTGAGCATCTGGGGAGGGCTGTATATGAAGGGATATATGAACCCAAAAATCCTTATGCTGATGAGGATGGTTTCCGTAAGGATGTTATGTCTGCGATGAAAAAATTAAATATGACTGTTATGAGATGGCCTGGTGGAAATTTTGCTTCTGGTTATCACTGGCTTGATGGTGTAGGACCAAAAGATAAAAGGCCTGTAGTTAAAGACCTTGCATGGCAGAGTATAGAACCAAACCAGTTCGGAACGGATGAGTTTATAAAACTGTGTAAGAAGATGTATTGGGAACCAATGATAACAGTAAATTTAGGGACAGGTACTCCTGAAGAGGCAAAAAATTGGGTTGAGTATTGCAACTCACCTTCAGGCACGAAGTATGCGGATATGAGAGTAGAAAATGGAAATAAAGAACCATATGGTGTAAGATACTGGTGTCTTGGAAATGAGATGGATGGACTATGGCAATTAGGACATCTACCTGCTGACCAGTATGCTATTAAGGCACAGCAGGCAGCAAAAATAATGAAAGATGTAGACAGGACAATAGAACTTGTGGTGTGTGGTTCTTGCTCTATAACAATGCCCACATATATGGAATGGGACAGGATTGTTCTTGATTACCTCTGGGATTCTGTTGACTATGTGAGTTTACACCGATATGTTGGTAATTATAATAATGATTCTTCTGACTTTCTCGCTGTCACAAATTCTATAGATAAACAGATAGAAGAGATGGCATCTGCCTGTAGATTTATTCAGGCAAAGAAAAAGAGCAAAAAGATGGTATATCTCTGTTTTGATGAATGGAATGTGTGGTATAAAAACTATGAGAATGATGGTAAAGGAAAGTTTGCACCACATCTACTTGAAGAGATATATACACTTGAAGATGCACTTGTAGTTGCTGGATTTTTAAACAGTTTTATAAGGCATTCAGATGTAGTAAAGATTGCCAATATAGCGCAGATAGTAAACGTTATTGCACCTGTATTAACAAAGGATGATGATATACTCATCCAGTCCATATTCTATCCGTTTGAGATGGTATCAAAGAGAAGGGATGGTATATCTTTAAAAATTGCTGTAGAGGGACCATGTTATGAAAGTCCATCTTATGGCAGAACAAATTACATAGATGCCAGTGTTATACTTGGTAATGGGAAACTTCATATTTTCGCTACAAACAGACACCTTACAGAAAAAATGGAAGTTTTAATTAGCCCTGCTGATATAGAAATTTTATCATTAGAAAGTGCTGAAGTTCTTACAGGAAAAGACCCGAAAGCATCTAATTCCTTTGAAAAAAAAGATATGGTGGTACCAGAGGGATTTCAGGAAATAGAGGTTTCAAAAGGTAAGGCAGTGTGTGCACTTCCTCCTCTTTCCTTTGTAGCCATAACCTTTAAGGTGGAATAAGATATGTTTTTCGTCTTTCCTGTAAGGGATGAGTATGGTGTAAAAAGATTCCCTTTCTTTGTTGTCTTGATTATTATACTCAATGTGGTTATCTTCTTTCTTTATGGAACAAAACCTGAATATGAAAATATTGTAATGCAGTATGGATTTATCCCCTCAAGATTCTCACCGCTCACCTTATTTACATCAATGTTTTTACATGGTGGAATTCTGCATCTCGGCTTTAATATGTGGTATCTGTGGCTTTTAGGAGATAACATAGAAGACAGATGGGGACACATACCTTTTATACTTTTCTATCTTTCAGGAGGAATTTTTTCTTCTCTCCTTTATTCTGTACTTATACCTGAAACAATGAGAAATATACCTACCATAGGAGCATCGGGTGCAATCTCAGCAGTTCTCGGTGCCTATGCTGTTTTGTTTCCTAAAAGTACCATTACCTTTAAATATTTTTTATTCGCAATTATTCTAAAATTTGGTGAGTTTGAAATTTATGCATGGGTATGGTTATTATTATGGTTTATACAACAGGCAATATCTACAATACTTATGGGAAAAGGAATAACCACAGATACTGTTGCTTTTGGAGCCCACTTTGCTGGATTTATCTACGGTATGCTTATAGGTATTGGAACAAAGATCTACAAAGAAGCGAAGTATAGAGAAAATGTTGCTATGGGTAAGAATATGCTATTTCAGGTTTTGGGTGATAAACAGATTATACAGAGAACAATGGAAGAAGATTCAGATATAAAGCAGATGAAAACAAAGATTGTAGAAACGATGGAAGAAGAGAATAAATATGCTGCATCTGAAGTTTATGCCCAACTTATCCGAAAATACCCTGAGGTGGTTCTTCCAGAAAAACTCCAGTATGAAATTGCTCAGGTATTTGAAAAAAGGAATATGCTTCATCAGGCAGAAACAGCATACAGAAATTTTATTATCAACTACCCTTTCAGTAAACTTGCAGACAATGCCCTCCTTTCTCTGGGGAAAATCTTCAAACAGACAGGAGAAGAGGAGAAAGCGAGGTATGCATTTATGCAGATAGTTCTTTTTTACCCTTACAGCGATGTATACGAAGAAGCAAAATCCTTACTTGAAAAGGATATCCGGAAATAGGTTTATTAACTTTTTTATATTCACTTAAGCCGGGTACTGATATGCAGGTAATACCCATTCTCCTATCTTGCCTACCTCAATATTATAAAATTTCCCAAGTAATATCCTTCTTAAGTTATCAATCTCAATATTTTTTGCTGAAAAGTAGGCAAAAATTGGCTCTATCCCATACGGTATTACCCTTGCATACTTAAGGTAATTCATCAATAAACTGTATCCTACCATATCATATCCATCAACATCTATAGGGGTTTTTAATCCAGGGTATACCATATTTACATAAGTCCACAGGACATCATCTCTTTCATATCTCTCTTTTTTAATATTCCCACCATCAGAAAGAACATTGATATCCAGTGGTAATCCTGATATCTTTTGCTGTAAAAATATACCGATATTGGAAAGGTCTATTTCTATTTTTATATAACCATTAATAAAATCAGAGTGCTGTGTCCTTACAAGATTTTTTACTGTATCCCAGTATATCTTTCTTGCCATAAGTAATACATACTCATTATTCCTATTTTTATATCCAAACTCAACCATTGGTTTAAGATACAGCGGTATATCCTTAAAGTTATTTTTCTCAAATGCCTCTTTAAGGATGAAATAGGCAATAAAAGAAAAAGGAATATAGTTTTTACTTTCTTTACCTTTCCTGTAATTATCAATAATAAGTTTAAGGTTGTGGAAATCATAAGGGAGGAGAAAGTAGTAGTAAAGTTCTTCTGGTAAAAACCGTCTCATATCTTTTATAAGGTTCTGTGTTATGCCATTAAAGAAATTATATATGTCATTCTGAGATATTATGTTCTGAGGAAATTGATATATTGTGCCATTAAGAATGGAAATCGCCTCGCTGAATGTCTTTGCATTTAATATCTTTGATATATCAGCCGCTGTAAGAGATGTTTTCTCCAGTGCCTTGACCTTGCCACTTGTACAAAAGACATCCATCATTTTTATATATCTTTCAGAATCTGAAAGTCCTTTTTCAACAGTTCTAACTTATCAGGGTTATATACAGCGACAGCAGGATGATAGAGTGCTACAAGTTTTACATTCTGAAAAAGTCCTTCCTCTGTTTCTATAACCTTTCCGTGTAAAAAACTTATACTTCGCTGTTCTTTCAAAGAAAACCTGTTAATAAAATATCTTAAAGAGTGCCTTCCCAGACAGCATATAACAGATGGTTTAATAATCTCTAACTGCCTTTCAAGATAATGGGCACACTCTCTTATTTCTTCTTCTTTTGGGTCTCTGTTTTCAGGTGGCCTGCACTTTATTATATTTGTAATATAAACAGCATTTCTTTGGATATTAACAGAAGAGAGAAGTATATCAAGTACTTCACCTGCCTTGCCACAGAAAGGAATACCTTTTATATCTTCATTATAACCAGGTGCTTCTCCCACAAAGATAATCTTTGACTCAGGGCTACCTTCTCCAAAGACCACATTCTTTCTTGTCTTACAAAGAGCACACTTTTTACAATGAACTACATTATTTCTAAACTCCTCAAGCAGTTCTCTCTTCTCCATTATCTTGTGATAACAAAGATGATATCCTTTCTCTTAAATTATCTTCTATAGATGATTTAACATTATCCCAGTTAAATACAATATCCCAGTTGTCAGATACTATTATGAAAGTATTGTTTAATGAACTATCTTTTTCTATCTTTACACCATCTATTTTAATGTCTGCCCCTGCTGGTACCTTTATAACATATTCCTTTTCTTTTATATCCTTACAGACAGATACAATAACATCTTTCATATTTTTCATCAGATAGTCATTGAACTTATCTTCTACATTTTTCAACACCTCATCTATAAAAGAATTCTTTATGGCGAGGAGTTCCTTATCTTTCTCCATAACAAAGGCAGTTATTTTTCTTTCCATCTCTCTGTCTACTTCTTCCTGGTATTTTTTTATTTTTATCTCGTACTCTTTTTCTATTGATTCTTTTTCTGCCTTATATCTTTCATCAATTTCCTTTTCCGCCTCTTCTATTATATTAAGCGCCTTATTCTCCGCATCCTCAATGACTTTTTTAATAAGT
Above is a window of bacterium DNA encoding:
- a CDS encoding V-type ATPase subunit, producing MMDVFCTSGKVKALEKTSLTAADISKILNAKTFSEAISILNGTIYQFPQNIISQNDIYNFFNGITQNLIKDMRRFLPEELYYYFLLPYDFHNLKLIIDNYRKGKESKNYIPFSFIAYFILKEAFEKNNFKDIPLYLKPMVEFGYKNRNNEYVLLMARKIYWDTVKNLVRTQHSDFINGYIKIEIDLSNIGIFLQQKISGLPLDINVLSDGGNIKKERYERDDVLWTYVNMVYPGLKTPIDVDGYDMVGYSLLMNYLKYARVIPYGIEPIFAYFSAKNIEIDNLRRILLGKFYNIEVGKIGEWVLPAYQYPA
- a CDS encoding alpha-N-arabinofuranosidase, whose product is MEKTDINLHTKFQVGRVEKRIFGGFLEHLGRAVYEGIYEPKNPYADEDGFRKDVMSAMKKLNMTVMRWPGGNFASGYHWLDGVGPKDKRPVVKDLAWQSIEPNQFGTDEFIKLCKKMYWEPMITVNLGTGTPEEAKNWVEYCNSPSGTKYADMRVENGNKEPYGVRYWCLGNEMDGLWQLGHLPADQYAIKAQQAAKIMKDVDRTIELVVCGSCSITMPTYMEWDRIVLDYLWDSVDYVSLHRYVGNYNNDSSDFLAVTNSIDKQIEEMASACRFIQAKKKSKKMVYLCFDEWNVWYKNYENDGKGKFAPHLLEEIYTLEDALVVAGFLNSFIRHSDVVKIANIAQIVNVIAPVLTKDDDILIQSIFYPFEMVSKRRDGISLKIAVEGPCYESPSYGRTNYIDASVILGNGKLHIFATNRHLTEKMEVLISPADIEILSLESAEVLTGKDPKASNSFEKKDMVVPEGFQEIEVSKGKAVCALPPLSFVAITFKVE
- a CDS encoding uracil-DNA glycosylase; this translates as MEKRELLEEFRNNVVHCKKCALCKTRKNVVFGEGSPESKIIFVGEAPGYNEDIKGIPFCGKAGEVLDILLSSVNIQRNAVYITNIIKCRPPENRDPKEEEIRECAHYLERQLEIIKPSVICCLGRHSLRYFINRFSLKEQRSISFLHGKVIETEEGLFQNVKLVALYHPAVAVYNPDKLELLKKDFQILKDI
- a CDS encoding rhomboid family intramembrane serine protease → MFFVFPVRDEYGVKRFPFFVVLIIILNVVIFFLYGTKPEYENIVMQYGFIPSRFSPLTLFTSMFLHGGILHLGFNMWYLWLLGDNIEDRWGHIPFILFYLSGGIFSSLLYSVLIPETMRNIPTIGASGAISAVLGAYAVLFPKSTITFKYFLFAIILKFGEFEIYAWVWLLLWFIQQAISTILMGKGITTDTVAFGAHFAGFIYGMLIGIGTKIYKEAKYRENVAMGKNMLFQVLGDKQIIQRTMEEDSDIKQMKTKIVETMEEENKYAASEVYAQLIRKYPEVVLPEKLQYEIAQVFEKRNMLHQAETAYRNFIINYPFSKLADNALLSLGKIFKQTGEEEKARYAFMQIVLFYPYSDVYEEAKSLLEKDIRK
- a CDS encoding neutral/alkaline non-lysosomal ceramidase N-terminal domain-containing protein, translating into MKIGFGKAVITPPVGSSLVGYFNDRRSTGIRDELYAISCVIEDRGSIFAITTVDLIWLGEEQINKIRKIVNKETGIPSSNILIHATHTHTGPIPDSSGRETYKKGFYIEQSYVEILPFYIAGSIRMAYNQMTDAYISAGADRVEGIAFNRRYLLKDGRVITNPWDRVDDIVEVAGPLDDTLSVVKITEKKTDKIKGLIVNFALHPDTLGDTLISADWPGMLRTKMKDTFPEAEVMVLNGPSGDINHINPEAPERRAGVEITSYIAEQIKEKTISLLDGMETIKNPFLKTYYKKFSIPLRNVSYEELKKAKEVLKDKHILSDSFQYMVSSAIIEISKRKKRKITLEIIGCSFGKEIMVLGLPGEVFTETGIKIKELLPFRYKLLAQNSNTYLGYIPSEEAFRQEERNREITPVYGTQSLKEAMGIDCSYETTPLACDVDIKAERYILSAIKRAITGKK